A single genomic interval of Cupriavidus necator harbors:
- a CDS encoding Bug family tripartite tricarboxylate transporter substrate binding protein: MQQVFRSRRRFLGLAAAALAAIGTATPLAAPAAESADAFPSRPIRFVVPFPSGSGTDTTARMFAKKIGELTGQGVVVENKPGGNGFIGVQTALNAPPDGYTVFIGSNSTLSTNAATFRKLPYDPLTDFAPITLLSRGPCVIIVPASSPYRTLTELLEDARKRPGALNYGSGSISYTLYSEWLNDLARIKTTAVPYKGAGDAINGVMAANVDFAVVDATGAIELVRGGKVRALAYTAPQRSPLLPDVPSIAEAGLPDFLAYNWVAAAVSAKTPPAVVKRLQDLFAQAGRAPDVREYYTRQSTKLILSSPAEMLQYQKDEIQRWKRLAEVAKIPLQ; encoded by the coding sequence ATGCAACAGGTTTTCCGTTCCCGCCGCCGCTTCCTTGGACTGGCTGCCGCCGCACTGGCGGCCATCGGCACCGCCACGCCGCTGGCGGCGCCCGCCGCCGAGTCCGCCGACGCCTTCCCGTCCCGCCCGATCCGCTTTGTCGTGCCCTTCCCTTCCGGCAGCGGCACCGACACCACCGCGCGCATGTTCGCCAAGAAGATCGGCGAGCTGACCGGCCAGGGCGTGGTGGTGGAGAACAAGCCCGGCGGCAACGGCTTCATTGGCGTGCAGACCGCGCTGAACGCGCCGCCAGACGGCTACACCGTCTTTATCGGCAGCAATTCCACGCTGTCGACCAACGCCGCCACCTTCCGCAAGCTGCCGTATGACCCGCTGACCGACTTTGCGCCGATCACGCTGCTGTCGCGCGGGCCATGCGTGATCATCGTGCCGGCAAGCTCGCCCTACCGCACGCTGACGGAACTGCTGGAAGATGCCCGCAAGCGCCCCGGCGCGCTCAATTACGGCTCGGGCTCGATCTCCTACACGCTCTACTCCGAGTGGCTCAACGACCTGGCCCGCATCAAGACCACCGCCGTGCCGTACAAGGGCGCTGGCGATGCCATCAACGGCGTGATGGCGGCCAATGTCGACTTCGCCGTGGTGGATGCCACCGGCGCCATCGAACTGGTCCGCGGCGGCAAGGTCCGCGCGCTGGCCTACACCGCACCGCAGCGCTCGCCGCTGCTGCCGGACGTGCCCTCCATCGCCGAAGCCGGCCTGCCGGACTTCCTGGCCTACAACTGGGTAGCCGCGGCGGTCTCGGCAAAGACGCCGCCGGCAGTGGTGAAACGGCTGCAGGACCTGTTTGCGCAGGCCGGCAGGGCCCCGGATGTGCGCGAGTACTACACGCGCCAGTCGACCAAGCTGATCCTGTCATCGCCTGCCGAAATGCTGCAGTACCAGAAGGACGAGATCCAGCGCTGGAAGCGGCTGGCGGAGGTGGCCAAGATCCCGCTGCAATAA
- a CDS encoding acyl-CoA dehydrogenase family protein: MNFELDDEHRMLKDLVARFVREQLIPLEPAVLAREAAGGQMTLLPEEHARLDAMSRELGLWGLDAPTEMGGADLPTVAMVGVNEELGKTITPYELPPDSPNLRMLMLSASEAQRERYLAPYARGETVSAIAISEPGAGGDPAMMTTRAERDGEHWVLNGRKIWISRAARADWTIVMAVTDKAKGARGGISAFIVERGTPGFRVERRIPMIGGASTYEVVLEDCRIPASQLLGTEGQGFAPMQARLSTRRVQMAAWCIGRAQRALDMICEYAPQRQTFGAPLAQRQAIQWWVADAATRIHACRLMTYEAASRIDAGDEARTQVSMIKVFATEMAWDVIDHAMQTFGAMGMTKELPLQQMANETRLMRIYEGPSEVHRWVIARDLLGLRR, from the coding sequence ATGAACTTTGAACTGGACGACGAACACCGGATGCTCAAGGACCTGGTCGCGCGCTTTGTGCGCGAGCAGCTGATCCCGCTGGAACCCGCGGTGCTGGCGCGCGAAGCCGCCGGCGGGCAGATGACGCTGCTGCCGGAAGAGCATGCGCGGCTCGACGCGATGTCGCGCGAACTGGGCCTGTGGGGCCTGGATGCGCCCACGGAGATGGGCGGCGCCGACCTGCCCACGGTGGCCATGGTGGGTGTCAACGAAGAACTGGGCAAGACCATCACGCCCTACGAATTGCCGCCGGACTCGCCCAACCTGCGCATGCTGATGCTGAGCGCCAGCGAGGCCCAGCGTGAGCGCTACCTGGCCCCTTACGCGCGCGGCGAGACCGTGTCGGCCATCGCCATTTCCGAACCCGGCGCCGGCGGCGACCCCGCCATGATGACCACGCGCGCCGAACGCGACGGCGAGCACTGGGTGCTCAATGGGCGCAAGATCTGGATCAGCCGCGCGGCACGCGCCGACTGGACCATCGTCATGGCCGTGACCGACAAGGCCAAGGGCGCGCGCGGCGGCATCTCGGCCTTTATCGTCGAGCGCGGCACGCCGGGCTTCCGGGTGGAGCGCCGCATCCCGATGATCGGCGGCGCATCGACTTACGAGGTGGTGCTGGAAGACTGCCGCATCCCCGCCTCGCAGCTGCTGGGCACCGAGGGCCAGGGCTTTGCGCCGATGCAGGCGCGGCTGTCCACGCGCCGCGTGCAGATGGCCGCGTGGTGCATCGGCCGGGCGCAGCGGGCGCTGGACATGATCTGCGAGTACGCGCCGCAGCGCCAGACCTTCGGCGCGCCGCTGGCGCAGCGCCAGGCGATCCAGTGGTGGGTGGCCGACGCCGCCACGCGCATCCACGCGTGCCGCCTGATGACCTACGAAGCCGCCAGCCGCATCGACGCCGGCGACGAGGCCCGCACGCAGGTATCGATGATCAAGGTATTCGCCACCGAGATGGCGTGGGACGTGATCGACCACGCCATGCAGACCTTCGGCGCGATGGGCATGACCAAGGAGCTGCCGCTGCAGCAGATGGCCAACGAGACCCGCCTGATGCGCATCTACGAAGGGCCCAGCGAGGTGCACCGCTGGGTCATCGCACGCGACCTGCTCGGCTTGCGCCGTTAG
- a CDS encoding CaiB/BaiF CoA transferase family protein: MSEQDTRATPAGPLDGIRVLDLTAVVLGPLATQVLADFGADVIKIEGPEGDLMRANGVSQHAGMSSIYLALNRNKRSVVLDLKTPEGAEALRGLIASADVLVHNMRVAAIERLGFGYAEVARINPRIVYCVATGFGQDGPHRDKPAFDDIIQAGCGLVALGSTTGDRPEYVPSLIADKTTGLALANAVLAALLCRERHGVGQSVEVPMLETMTAFVMAEHLGGLTFEPAPTGAGYARLLQGGRRPAPTRDGWICALPYTERHWQAFFRAVGRDDLAERYEVADRAQRNANIRALYGHLAELTPARTTDEWMALFESLDIPATPIYGLDALVDHPHLRAVGLFQETQHPTEGPLREVRPAARFSATPLSLRRHAPGLGEHTAEVLQELGLAQGVSQP; encoded by the coding sequence ATGAGCGAACAAGACACCCGCGCCACGCCGGCCGGCCCGCTGGACGGCATCCGCGTGCTCGACCTCACCGCGGTCGTGCTCGGGCCGCTGGCCACGCAGGTGCTGGCCGACTTTGGCGCCGACGTGATCAAGATCGAAGGGCCCGAGGGCGACCTGATGCGCGCCAACGGCGTCTCGCAGCACGCCGGCATGAGCTCGATCTACCTGGCGCTGAACCGCAACAAGCGCTCGGTCGTGCTCGACCTGAAGACCCCCGAGGGCGCCGAGGCGCTGCGCGGGCTGATCGCCAGCGCCGACGTGCTGGTGCACAACATGCGCGTAGCCGCGATCGAGCGGCTGGGCTTCGGCTATGCCGAAGTGGCGCGCATCAATCCGCGCATCGTCTACTGCGTGGCCACCGGCTTCGGCCAGGACGGTCCGCACCGCGACAAGCCGGCCTTCGACGACATCATCCAGGCCGGCTGCGGGCTGGTCGCGCTGGGTTCCACCACCGGCGATCGCCCGGAGTACGTGCCCAGCCTGATCGCCGACAAGACTACCGGGCTGGCCCTGGCCAACGCCGTGCTGGCAGCCCTGCTGTGCCGCGAGCGCCACGGCGTCGGCCAGTCGGTGGAGGTGCCGATGCTGGAGACCATGACCGCGTTCGTGATGGCCGAGCACCTGGGCGGCCTGACCTTCGAGCCCGCACCCACAGGCGCCGGCTACGCCCGCCTGCTGCAGGGCGGGCGCCGACCCGCGCCGACCCGCGACGGCTGGATCTGCGCCCTGCCCTACACCGAGCGCCACTGGCAAGCCTTCTTCCGCGCCGTGGGCCGCGACGACCTGGCCGAGCGCTACGAGGTGGCCGACCGCGCGCAGCGCAACGCCAATATCCGCGCGCTGTACGGTCACCTGGCCGAGTTGACGCCGGCGCGCACCACCGATGAATGGATGGCGCTGTTCGAGTCGCTCGACATCCCCGCCACGCCGATCTACGGCCTGGACGCGCTGGTCGACCACCCGCACCTGCGCGCCGTCGGCCTGTTCCAGGAAACGCAGCACCCCACCGAAGGCCCGCTGCGCGAAGTGCGCCCCGCCGCGCGCTTCTCGGCCACGCCGCTGTCGCTGCGCCGCCATGCGCCGGGACTGGGCGAACACACCGCCGAAGTCCTGCAGGAGCTGGGCCTCGCCCAAGGCGTCAGCCAACCATAA
- a CDS encoding enoyl-CoA hydratase/isomerase family protein, with translation MSADANIQVTHEGHVARIVLSRPPHNFVDADIMRRLADTLQALDDNENCRAIVLASGVSAFCAGADFSGADQGAIANDPGGFYAHAMRLYRNRKPIVAAVEGAAIGAGMGLALVADFRVTCAEARFSANFNRLGFHPGFGMSLTLPRLVGEQQAALLFYTGRRITGTDAVEIGLADELVEKAQVNARAMALAQEIAASAPLAVESTRATLREGLADRIAEINQRELAIQHGQFRSEDFREGVAAMAARRAPVFKRR, from the coding sequence ATGTCAGCCGACGCCAATATCCAGGTCACCCATGAAGGCCACGTCGCCCGCATCGTCCTGTCCCGCCCACCGCACAATTTTGTCGATGCCGACATCATGCGGCGCCTGGCCGACACCCTGCAGGCGCTGGACGACAACGAGAACTGCCGCGCCATCGTGCTGGCGTCCGGCGTCAGCGCCTTCTGCGCCGGGGCCGACTTCAGCGGCGCCGACCAGGGCGCGATAGCCAACGACCCGGGCGGCTTCTACGCGCATGCGATGAGGCTTTACCGCAACCGCAAGCCGATCGTGGCCGCGGTGGAAGGCGCCGCCATCGGCGCCGGCATGGGGCTGGCGCTGGTGGCGGACTTCCGCGTGACCTGCGCCGAGGCACGCTTCAGCGCCAACTTCAACCGGCTGGGCTTTCACCCCGGTTTCGGCATGAGCCTGACGCTGCCGCGGCTGGTGGGCGAGCAGCAGGCCGCGCTGCTGTTCTATACCGGCCGGCGCATCACCGGCACCGACGCGGTCGAGATCGGCCTGGCCGATGAACTGGTGGAAAAGGCGCAGGTCAATGCCCGCGCCATGGCCCTGGCGCAAGAGATCGCCGCCTCTGCCCCGCTGGCCGTGGAATCCACGCGCGCCACGCTGCGCGAAGGGCTGGCCGACCGCATCGCCGAGATCAACCAGCGCGAACTGGCAATCCAGCACGGACAGTTCCGCAGCGAAGACTTCCGCGAGGGCGTCGCCGCCATGGCCGCGCGCCGCGCCCCTGTTTTCAAGCGCCGTTGA
- a CDS encoding IclR family transcriptional regulator, producing MPDAVLPEPSTRRVTHQTGRFTRDTAGSQSLERGLVLLRAFRVGTTSLTNAELAVRTSLPRPTVSRLTRSLVDAGFLRYDVNERAYRLAPVVLSLADAFHQSSRAPDIALPLMRKVAEAGKVNVGLAVGDQLEMVYLASIRHSRDSVSRTRRVVPGTRVPMEMTAIGLSWLAAQPEGVREDLLAGIAARQGEDWINMRAKVLRGIAQAQRHGYCTAAYQPGHLLAVGAAFSGPDQQLYGLNISFPFNESERSRDNARYAAQLERLVADIQEAWRRAAG from the coding sequence ATGCCGGACGCCGTGCTGCCAGAGCCCTCCACCCGCCGCGTCACGCACCAGACCGGCCGCTTTACCCGCGACACCGCGGGCAGCCAGTCGCTGGAGCGCGGGCTGGTGCTGCTGCGGGCCTTCCGTGTTGGCACCACCAGCCTGACCAATGCCGAGCTGGCGGTGCGCACCAGCCTGCCGCGCCCCACCGTCAGCCGGCTGACGCGCTCGCTGGTGGATGCCGGCTTCCTGCGCTATGACGTGAACGAACGCGCCTACCGGCTGGCGCCGGTGGTGCTGAGCCTGGCCGATGCCTTCCACCAGTCCAGCCGCGCGCCGGACATTGCCTTGCCGCTGATGCGCAAGGTGGCCGAGGCCGGCAAGGTCAACGTGGGGCTGGCCGTGGGCGACCAGCTGGAGATGGTGTACCTGGCGTCGATCCGGCACAGCCGCGACAGCGTGTCGCGCACGCGGCGCGTGGTGCCGGGAACCCGCGTGCCGATGGAGATGACGGCGATCGGGCTGTCATGGCTGGCGGCGCAGCCTGAGGGGGTGAGGGAGGACCTGCTGGCCGGCATCGCCGCGCGCCAGGGCGAGGACTGGATCAACATGCGGGCCAAGGTGCTGCGCGGCATCGCGCAGGCGCAGCGGCACGGCTATTGCACCGCGGCCTACCAGCCCGGGCACCTGCTGGCCGTGGGGGCCGCATTTTCCGGGCCGGACCAGCAGCTTTACGGGCTCAATATCAGCTTCCCGTTCAACGAGAGCGAGCGCAGCCGCGACAATGCCCGCTATGCGGCCCAGCTGGAGCGGCTGGTGGCGGACATCCAGGAGGCCTGGCGCCGCGCCGCCGGATAA
- a CDS encoding lipid A biosynthesis lauroyl acyltransferase, whose translation MKHRLQAALTIAVFKLVAALPYGVTARLGDAIGKLLYRIPSRRRRIVHTNLSLCFPDMDADTRDKLARNHFGHVLRSYLERGVQWFGSAERLGKLVELDSRIDLASCAEHPTIFMGFHFVGIEAGCMFYSMRHPVASLYTRMSSQMLEDISRTQRGRFGAEMIPRSGSGKQVVRTLRAGCPVMLASDMDFGINDSVFVPFFGVPACTLTSASRLASMTGARVVPFTTEVLPDYRGYRLRIFDPLEGFPSGSVEEDSRRMNAFLEAQIATMPEQYYWIHRRFKNRPAGMPSVY comes from the coding sequence ATGAAACACCGGCTCCAGGCTGCGCTCACCATCGCAGTCTTCAAGCTCGTCGCCGCCCTGCCGTACGGTGTCACCGCACGCCTGGGCGATGCGATCGGCAAGCTGCTGTATCGCATCCCCAGCCGCCGCCGGCGCATTGTCCATACCAACCTGTCCCTGTGCTTCCCGGACATGGATGCAGACACGCGCGACAAGCTGGCACGGAACCACTTCGGCCACGTCCTGCGCAGCTACCTGGAGCGCGGCGTGCAGTGGTTCGGCAGCGCCGAGCGCCTGGGCAAGCTGGTGGAACTGGACTCGCGCATCGACCTGGCCTCGTGCGCGGAGCATCCGACCATCTTCATGGGCTTCCATTTCGTCGGCATCGAGGCCGGCTGCATGTTCTATTCGATGCGCCACCCGGTGGCCTCGCTGTACACCAGGATGTCCAGCCAGATGCTGGAAGACATCTCGCGCACGCAGCGCGGGCGCTTTGGCGCCGAGATGATCCCGCGCAGCGGCAGCGGCAAGCAGGTGGTGCGCACGCTGCGCGCCGGCTGCCCGGTAATGCTGGCGTCGGACATGGATTTCGGCATCAACGATTCGGTGTTCGTGCCGTTCTTTGGCGTGCCGGCCTGCACGCTGACCTCGGCCTCGCGCCTGGCCAGCATGACCGGCGCGCGCGTGGTGCCCTTCACCACCGAAGTGCTGCCCGACTACCGCGGCTACCGGCTGCGCATATTCGACCCGCTGGAAGGCTTCCCCTCGGGCAGCGTCGAGGAAGATTCGCGCCGCATGAACGCCTTCCTCGAAGCCCAGATCGCCACCATGCCGGAGCAGTATTACTGGATCCACCGGCGCTTCAAGAACCGGCCCGCAGGCATGCCGTCGGTGTACTGA
- the flhC gene encoding flagellar transcriptional regulator FlhC — MDVHDIAGTAVAGSPAPVPRARPPRPGKSMLQDVEQIRLAIEMIGLGARLQVLESEVSLPRVRLIRLYKELCGVSPPKGMLPFSTDWFVSWRPNAHASMLLGAYRFMTSRGSLDGIRAVLSSYRMYREQLCATGEASQLSFTRAWTLVRFYERGMLRLARCRDCRGEYVVQADDARHRYVCGLCLPPARAGKGRKPAPAALAG; from the coding sequence ATGGATGTACACGATATCGCCGGCACGGCTGTGGCCGGCTCACCGGCCCCGGTTCCGCGCGCCAGGCCCCCGCGTCCCGGCAAGAGCATGCTGCAGGATGTTGAGCAGATCCGCCTGGCAATCGAGATGATCGGCCTGGGCGCCCGCCTGCAGGTGCTGGAGTCCGAAGTGTCTCTGCCACGCGTGCGCCTGATCCGGCTGTACAAGGAGCTGTGCGGGGTGTCGCCGCCCAAGGGCATGCTGCCGTTCTCCACGGACTGGTTTGTCTCCTGGCGCCCGAATGCCCATGCCTCGATGCTGCTTGGCGCCTACCGCTTCATGACCAGCCGCGGCAGCCTGGACGGGATCCGCGCGGTCTTGTCCAGCTACCGCATGTACCGCGAACAGCTGTGCGCCACCGGCGAGGCCTCGCAGCTCAGCTTTACCCGCGCCTGGACGCTGGTGCGCTTCTATGAGCGCGGCATGCTGCGGCTGGCGCGCTGCAGGGACTGCCGGGGCGAGTATGTCGTGCAGGCCGACGATGCGCGCCACCGCTACGTCTGCGGACTGTGCTTGCCGCCTGCGCGCGCAGGCAAGGGCCGCAAACCCGCGCCGGCGGCGTTGGCCGGCTGA
- a CDS encoding flavodoxin family protein produces the protein MKTLLIVYHTMTGGTRQMAEAAAGAARQQPGITVVLKTAAEAGPDDVLGADGYLFATPENLAAMAGMMKDFFDRCYYAALDRINGRPYATMICAGSDGQNALRQIERIATGWRLNAVAPGLIVCTHAQTPERILAPKQIEAGDLARCAELGEGLAAGLGLGVF, from the coding sequence ATGAAAACGCTGCTGATCGTCTATCACACCATGACCGGAGGCACCCGGCAGATGGCCGAGGCCGCCGCTGGCGCGGCCCGCCAGCAGCCCGGCATCACGGTCGTACTCAAGACCGCTGCCGAGGCAGGCCCGGACGATGTCCTTGGCGCCGACGGCTATCTCTTCGCCACGCCGGAGAACCTGGCCGCCATGGCAGGGATGATGAAGGACTTCTTCGATCGCTGCTATTACGCCGCGCTGGACCGCATCAACGGCCGCCCCTACGCCACCATGATCTGCGCCGGCAGCGATGGCCAGAATGCGCTGCGCCAGATCGAGCGCATCGCCACCGGCTGGCGGCTCAACGCCGTGGCGCCGGGGCTGATCGTCTGTACGCATGCGCAGACACCGGAGCGCATCCTTGCGCCCAAGCAGATCGAAGCCGGGGACTTGGCGCGTTGCGCGGAGTTGGGTGAGGGGTTGGCAGCGGGATTGGGGCTTGGGGTGTTCTGA
- a CDS encoding TetR/AcrR family transcriptional regulator: MPKAKAPALDRSASEQAIQLLDAATDHVLANGLGDLSLRSVADALGTSHRMLIYYFGSGDGFWQALLHRIRHAEQAARERVMVEGMAPEAAMEAAWERYSAPGYLPIMQLMFEIYGKAIRDRERFSGFLEDVVGSWTTTLATRLQRDLGLGAAEAGLRARVELATMRGLLLDLVTTGDRKGTTAALKYFAARMAALPQTGK, from the coding sequence ATGCCGAAAGCCAAAGCCCCCGCTCTTGACCGCTCCGCCAGCGAGCAGGCCATCCAGTTGCTGGATGCCGCCACCGATCATGTTCTCGCCAATGGCCTGGGCGATCTGTCCTTGCGCAGCGTGGCGGATGCGCTCGGCACGAGCCACCGCATGCTGATCTACTACTTCGGCTCCGGGGATGGCTTCTGGCAGGCACTGTTGCATCGCATCCGCCATGCGGAGCAGGCCGCCCGCGAGCGCGTGATGGTGGAAGGCATGGCTCCCGAAGCCGCGATGGAAGCGGCGTGGGAGCGCTATTCCGCCCCAGGCTACCTGCCGATCATGCAGCTGATGTTCGAGATCTACGGCAAGGCCATCCGCGACCGCGAGCGCTTCAGCGGCTTTCTGGAAGACGTGGTCGGCAGCTGGACAACCACGTTGGCGACGCGCCTGCAGCGCGACCTCGGCCTCGGCGCTGCCGAGGCCGGGCTGCGCGCGCGCGTGGAACTTGCCACCATGCGCGGACTGCTGCTGGACCTGGTCACCACGGGTGACCGCAAGGGCACGACGGCCGCGCTGAAGTACTTCGCCGCCAGGATGGCGGCGCTTCCCCAAACCGGCAAGTAA
- a CDS encoding tripartite tricarboxylate transporter substrate binding protein, translated as MAKARPGEISFASGGIGNSTHLAMELVAQRTGVRLQHVPFNGSGGSTSLMNGQTPVMMNVLAGVQPYIAGKKLIPLAVTGDKRQPALPAVPTFKELGYDVQVPGWYAIVARSGTPAGVIRKVNADINQILDDPQFQGKLAFQFLDAIKGPPSEVERYMKRDADTWGPIIRNLAISL; from the coding sequence ATGGCCAAGGCTCGCCCCGGCGAGATCAGCTTCGCGTCGGGCGGCATCGGCAACTCCACCCACCTGGCGATGGAACTGGTCGCGCAACGCACCGGAGTCCGGCTGCAGCACGTGCCGTTCAATGGCAGCGGCGGCTCGACCAGCCTGATGAACGGGCAGACCCCGGTGATGATGAACGTGCTCGCGGGCGTGCAGCCTTACATCGCCGGCAAGAAGCTGATACCGCTGGCGGTCACCGGCGACAAGCGGCAGCCGGCTTTGCCCGCGGTGCCCACCTTCAAGGAGCTTGGCTATGACGTGCAGGTACCCGGGTGGTACGCGATCGTGGCCCGCTCAGGCACGCCTGCAGGCGTTATCCGCAAGGTCAATGCCGACATCAACCAGATCCTGGACGACCCGCAGTTCCAGGGGAAGCTTGCCTTCCAGTTCCTGGATGCAATCAAGGGGCCGCCGTCCGAGGTGGAGCGCTATATGAAGCGCGACGCCGATACCTGGGGCCCGATCATCCGCAACCTTGCCATTTCTCTCTGA
- a CDS encoding M24 family metallopeptidase — MAHLTKAVQGYRLAAMHRLMDKLRVDALVFGTPDFFQYATNFQLDVWPWERPVFVVVPRNGDTFAVMNELSTNHMRFATGKGSVWLADVTYYAEHPRVSNRLPLPAQLPEVVAALLGARGLGMSRIAVDVQHPILAGAQRCLPELTLRPAMAEMRSLRWVKHAEELQVMRELGALTDWVQDRYRENFRPGRLVQELDHAMAALMSEEAARRFPGEDFDILKCWTLTGPASASPHGDGAGCGARISAGDTIVNLVLPRLNGLYVENERTWFCGRPGDEQARFYQVAAKATDAAVAAAVVGKRVCDMDAAAQAVIEQAGCGDYVFHRTGHAVGLMLHEYPEDMAFNTRPLLAGEVYSAEPGLYVYGLGGFRLDDTVVVGDQPEVIIKTPKTLEYATVD; from the coding sequence ATGGCACATCTCACCAAGGCCGTACAAGGCTATCGCCTGGCGGCGATGCACAGGCTGATGGACAAGCTGCGCGTCGATGCGCTGGTGTTCGGCACGCCTGACTTTTTCCAGTACGCGACCAATTTCCAGCTCGATGTCTGGCCGTGGGAGCGCCCGGTGTTCGTGGTGGTGCCGCGCAATGGCGACACCTTCGCGGTCATGAACGAGCTGTCGACCAACCATATGCGCTTTGCGACCGGGAAGGGCTCGGTCTGGCTTGCCGATGTCACCTACTACGCCGAGCATCCCCGTGTCTCGAATCGCCTGCCGCTGCCTGCGCAGCTGCCGGAAGTGGTTGCCGCGCTGCTGGGGGCCAGGGGGCTCGGCATGTCGCGGATTGCGGTCGACGTCCAGCATCCGATCCTGGCCGGTGCGCAGCGCTGCCTGCCTGAACTCACGCTGCGGCCCGCCATGGCGGAGATGCGCAGCCTGCGCTGGGTCAAGCATGCGGAGGAGCTGCAGGTCATGCGCGAGCTAGGTGCGCTGACAGACTGGGTGCAGGATCGCTACCGCGAGAACTTCCGGCCAGGCCGGCTGGTGCAGGAGCTTGACCACGCCATGGCGGCGCTGATGTCGGAGGAGGCGGCGCGGCGCTTTCCGGGCGAGGACTTCGACATCCTCAAATGCTGGACGCTGACCGGGCCAGCTTCGGCATCGCCGCATGGCGATGGCGCCGGATGCGGCGCACGGATTTCCGCCGGCGACACCATCGTCAACCTGGTGCTGCCGCGCCTGAACGGGCTGTATGTCGAGAATGAGCGCACCTGGTTTTGCGGCCGGCCCGGCGACGAGCAGGCGCGGTTCTACCAGGTTGCGGCAAAGGCCACCGACGCTGCCGTTGCCGCGGCGGTGGTCGGCAAGCGCGTCTGCGACATGGATGCGGCCGCGCAGGCTGTGATCGAGCAGGCCGGCTGCGGGGACTATGTCTTTCATCGCACCGGCCACGCGGTCGGTCTGATGCTGCATGAATACCCGGAGGACATGGCCTTCAATACCCGCCCGCTGCTTGCGGGAGAGGTGTATTCGGCGGAGCCGGGCCTCTATGTCTACGGCCTTGGCGGCTTCCGGCTGGACGATACCGTGGTGGTTGGCGACCAGCCGGAGGTCATCATCAAGACGCCGAAGACGCTGGAATACGCAACCGTGGACTAG
- a CDS encoding Bug family tripartite tricarboxylate transporter substrate binding protein, with protein sequence MTTAAHLLRGPLLQAALPLLTVLALAAAPAPAGAQGAYPAKPIHLIVAYPPGGLTDTLARTIGDGLSRQLGKTVVVENKGGAGGIIGTDYVAKSAPDGYTLLMTIPGPITSNLALYKKLPYDPRTELRPISDIATARTVLAVNSSVPAKTVAELLAYAKASPGKLRMGSWGAGTQPHTIQTYIARQYQADMLHVPYRGEGPMVTDLLAGQVNVTVGSVTALKQHFATGKLRPLAVTGTRRAQGLPDVPTFAEAGYADEPFRLTGPITLMAPAKTPQDIIDRLGRETASLVASADMQRRIVDMGAEPLGNTPAQAEAAYKAYLPVVLKLTADTGVTLD encoded by the coding sequence ATGACGACCGCTGCCCACCTGCTGCGCGGCCCGCTGCTGCAAGCCGCCCTGCCCCTGCTCACCGTGCTGGCCCTGGCCGCCGCGCCCGCCCCGGCCGGCGCACAGGGCGCCTACCCGGCCAAGCCCATCCACCTGATCGTCGCCTACCCGCCGGGCGGGCTGACCGACACGCTGGCGCGCACCATCGGCGATGGCCTGTCGCGCCAGCTCGGCAAGACGGTGGTGGTGGAGAACAAGGGCGGTGCCGGCGGCATCATCGGCACCGACTACGTCGCCAAGTCGGCGCCTGACGGCTATACGCTGCTGATGACCATTCCCGGCCCGATCACGTCCAACCTGGCGCTGTACAAGAAGCTGCCCTACGATCCGCGCACTGAGCTGCGCCCGATCTCCGACATCGCCACCGCGCGCACCGTGCTGGCGGTCAACAGCAGCGTGCCGGCCAAGACCGTTGCCGAACTGCTGGCCTATGCCAAGGCATCGCCGGGCAAGCTGCGCATGGGGTCGTGGGGCGCGGGCACGCAGCCGCATACGATCCAGACCTACATCGCCAGGCAGTACCAGGCTGACATGCTGCATGTGCCCTACCGCGGCGAAGGGCCCATGGTGACCGACCTGCTCGCCGGCCAGGTCAACGTGACGGTGGGCTCCGTGACCGCGCTCAAGCAACACTTCGCCACCGGCAAGCTGCGGCCCCTCGCTGTCACCGGCACGCGCCGCGCACAGGGCCTGCCAGACGTGCCGACCTTCGCCGAGGCCGGCTACGCCGACGAACCGTTCCGGCTGACCGGCCCGATCACGCTGATGGCGCCCGCGAAGACGCCGCAGGACATCATCGACCGCCTGGGCCGCGAGACCGCCAGCCTGGTCGCCAGCGCCGACATGCAGCGGCGCATCGTGGACATGGGCGCGGAACCGCTCGGCAATACCCCGGCACAGGCAGAGGCGGCGTACAAGGCGTACCTGCCGGTGGTGCTCAAGCTGACGGCGGATACGGGGGTGACACTCGACTGA